The following coding sequences are from one Panicum hallii strain FIL2 chromosome 5, PHallii_v3.1, whole genome shotgun sequence window:
- the LOC112893343 gene encoding uncharacterized protein LOC112893343 gives MLQQPDSDSMICYFALGNFIVLVAEHGRTQGPASATLGACPGSGMVTAKRHAEHARIKLLKSAARAPAAEGTQQRTNRGAPVIDPTIPRRPGYQIDDANRERGRASNAPRTPRPWAINYATARVGVRQVQRMGRGAVGLMQSV, from the exons ATGCTTCAACAGCCTGACAGTGACAGTATGATCTGCTATTTTGCTCTAGGAAATTTCATCGTCCTGGTGGCAGAGCATGGGCGGACCCAGGGCCCGGCGTCGGCGACCCTGGGCGCCTGCCCGGGCTCCGGCATGGTGACTGCAAAGAGGCACGCAGAACATGCAAGAATCAAGCTACTGAAATCGGCTGCCCGTG caCCAGCAGCCGAAGGGACGCAGCAGAGGACGAACAGAGGAGCGCCTGTGATTGATCCAACTATTCCTCGTAGGCCAGGATATCAGATAGATGATGCGAACAGAGAAAGGGGAAGAGCGTCCAACGCTCCGCGGACGCCGAGGCCGTGGGCGATTAATTATGCAACAGCGCGCGTCGGTGTCAGACAGGTCCAGCGGATGGGGCGAGGTGCAGTGGGGTTGATGCAGTCCGTCTAG
- the LOC112893341 gene encoding G-type lectin S-receptor-like serine/threonine-protein kinase SD2-5 isoform X2: MLPSCFCTRWRFHKEGNSVACDSLRENQICHIGSPQRTAKLIDDYLKYKTVTMQYFNKLMALVFMLGFYFSRTTVAQTSTVVVPSNRPDSWVISKMMQSKIYMDKSNTYILPVLYNSGMSYEAYFGFYTMDGDSFILVVAFSVSGPQDPVIWSANPDNPVSQVAVLSFTTEGDLLLQDGGRFIWSAATKNMSVAGMSLDLSGNLVLFDRNKSSVWQSFDHPTNTLVMGQSLCRGMNLTAKPSETKWSSSRFYLFAEWNGLRHSFSPAAYTQLFQTTATTTSSPSTCYTFVNGSLGFPDKIFSLPSASSLQFLRLESDGHLRLYEMQGPNSPRMLLDVLSTVLAFCDYPLACGDYGVCNSGQCSCPSLSTFMFRNERLPGAGCMPLSSISCKHAQNNKLIPLNNISYFSYSLFLKLAVPGYSENDCKQSCLTNCSCKVVIFNSGIGAGSCLLLSEQMLILFAEDSSNLFSAFVKIQDNLPEKRRAIIIVCSTVAGFSLVSILVCAVIWNKCKKDKEPFFDGIPGTPKRFSFDELKVATWNFTIKLGHGGFGSVFKGMIGKETIAVKRLEGVEQGTEEFLAEVKTIGRMHHLNLVRLVGFCAEKSHKLLVYEYLSNGSLDKWIFHTNPVFTLSWRTRRSIIIAIARGLSYLHEECKEKIAHLDIKPQNILLDDKFNAKLSDFGLSKMINRDQSKVMTRMRGTRGYLAPEWLGSKITEKADIYSFGIVMIEIICGRENLDESEPEESIHLISLLQEKARSGELSDLVDSSSNDMKSHMEEVMQTMKLAMWCLQVDSSRRPLMSTVAKVLEGVRSLDDTPDCTFLPSFASSNIGIVGSCSSYVPGESHLSGPR, translated from the exons A TGCTGCCTTCCTGTTTTTGTACACGGTGGAGATTTCACAAAGAAGGGAATTCTGTGGCCTGTGATTCTCTCCGGGAAAATCAGATATGCCATATAGGTTCTCCTCAGAGGACTGCGAAGCTTATTGATGATTATCTTAAGTACAAAACGGTGACCATGCAATACTTTAACAAGTTGATGGCCCTTGTTTTCATGCTTGGCTTCTATTTTTCCCGCACCACCGTTGCTCAGACTTCCACTGTTGTTGTTCCGTCGAATCGCCCAGACTCTTGGGTCATTTCCAAAATGATGCAAAGTAAAATATACATGGACAAAAGCAACACTTATATTCTTCCTGTTCTCTACAACAGTGGAATGTCGTATGAAGCTTATTTTGGCTTCTATACCATGGATGGTGATTCATTTATTCTCGTTGTAGCGTTTTCGGTTTCGGGGCCCCAAGATCCTGTAATCTGGTCTGCTAACCCTGACAATCCTGTAAGCCAGGTCGCCGTCTTGAGCTTCACCACGGAAGGGGATTTGCTCCTCCAAGATGGTGGCAGGTTCATCTGGTCCGCAGCCACGAAGAACATGTCAGTCGCAGGCATGAGTCTTGATCTTTCAGGAAACCTTGTGCTTTTTGATCGGAATAAATCCTCAGTCTGGCAGTCTTTTGACCACCCAACAAATACTTTGGTCATGGGGCAGTCACTTTGTAGGGGAATGAATCTTACTGCGAAGCCATCGGAAACAAAATGGTCATCTTCCAGGTTTTATCTTTTTGCAGAGTGGAATGGGCTGCGCCACTCTTTCAGTCCGGCAGCATACACACAGCTATTCCAAACTACAGCGACAACAACTTCTAGCCCATCAACATGCTACACGTTTGTCAATGGAAGCCTGGGGTTCCCAGATAAGATCTTCTCATTACCGTCAGCAAGTTCATTGCAGTTCTTGAGGTTAGAATCTGACGGGCATTTGAGACTTTATGAGATGCAAGGGCCTAACTCACCCCGGATGTTGTTGGATGTATTAAGCACAGTCCTTGCCTTCTGCGATTACCCGTTGGCCTGTGGGGATTACGGTGTCTGCAATAGTGGGCAATGTTCTTGTCCTAGTTTGAGCACTTTTATGTTCCGAAATGAAAGGCTTCCAGGTGCTGGATGCATGCCCTTGTCAAGCATCTCCTGCAAACATGCTCAGAACAATAAGTTGATACCACTCAACAACATTTCTTACTTTAGCTACAGTTTGTTTTTAAAACTAGCTGTTCCAGGTTATTCAGAAAATGACTGCAAGCAATCTTGTTTAACGAATTGCTCTTGCAAAGTAGTGATTTTTAATTCTGGTATAGGTGCTGGATCCTGCTTATTGTTATCAGAGCAGATGCTAATTTTGTTTGCAGAGGATTCATCAAATCTCTTCTCAGCATTTGTTAAGATACAGGATAACCTCCCAGAAAAAAGGAGGGCGATTATTATTGTCTGCTCCACAGTTGCTGGTTTTTCTCTAGTATCAATATTAGTTTGTGCTGTCATATGGAATAAGTGCAAGAAAGACAAGGAACCTTTCTTTGATGGCATACCTGGGACACCAAAGCGTTTCTCCTTTGATGAGTTGAAGGTGGCTACCTGGAACTTCACTATAAAGCTGGGACATGGTGGTTTCGGATCGGTCTTCAAAGGCATGATAGGGAAGGAAACCATTGCTGTCAAACGCTTGGAGGGTGTTGAACAAGGAACAGAAGAGTTCTTGGCAGAGGTCAAGACGATTGGTAGAATGCATCACCTTAACCTTGTTAGGTTAGTAGGATTTTGTGCTGAGAAGTCACATAAGCTTCTTGTCTATGAGTACTTGTCAAATGGCTCACTGGATAAATGGATTTTCCACACAAATCCAGTTTTCACTCTTTCTTGGAGAACTAGAcgtagcatcatcattgcaattgCTAGGGGTTTGTCTTACCTCCATGAAGAATGCAAGGAAAAGATTGCACATTTAGACATCAAGCCACAAAATATTCTCCTGGATGATAAATTCAATGCAAAACTCTCAGATTTCGGTCTTTCAAAGATGATAAACAGGGACCAGAGCAAAGTAATGACCAGAATGCGAGGCACGCGTGGTTATCTAGCACCTGAATGGCTGGGCTCAAAAATCACTGAGAAGGCTGACATCTACAGCTTTGGAATTGTGATGATCGAAATCATTTGTGGTCGGGAAAATTTGGATGAATCAGAGCCCGAGGAGAGCATACACTTGATAAGCCTGCTTCAAGAGAAAGCAAGGTCCGGTGAGCTGTCTGATTTGGTGGACAGTAGCAGCAATGACATGAAATCCCATATGGAGGAGGTCATGCAAACAATGAAGCTTGCAATGTGGTGCTTGCAGGTTGATAGTAGCAGAAGGCCTTTGATGTCCACTGTCGCCAAGGTGTTGGAAGGTGTGAGGAGCTTGGATGACACACCTGACTGCACTTTTCTCCCAAGTTTTGCATCAAGCAACATCGGTATAGTGGGATCATGTTCTTCCTATGTGCCTGGCGAGTCACATTTATCAGGACCTAGGTGA
- the LOC112893341 gene encoding G-type lectin S-receptor-like serine/threonine-protein kinase SD2-5 isoform X1 — MSLHLVILDARKTHVPGRNLYHGLSVLPSCFCTRWRFHKEGNSVACDSLRENQICHIGSPQRTAKLIDDYLKYKTVTMQYFNKLMALVFMLGFYFSRTTVAQTSTVVVPSNRPDSWVISKMMQSKIYMDKSNTYILPVLYNSGMSYEAYFGFYTMDGDSFILVVAFSVSGPQDPVIWSANPDNPVSQVAVLSFTTEGDLLLQDGGRFIWSAATKNMSVAGMSLDLSGNLVLFDRNKSSVWQSFDHPTNTLVMGQSLCRGMNLTAKPSETKWSSSRFYLFAEWNGLRHSFSPAAYTQLFQTTATTTSSPSTCYTFVNGSLGFPDKIFSLPSASSLQFLRLESDGHLRLYEMQGPNSPRMLLDVLSTVLAFCDYPLACGDYGVCNSGQCSCPSLSTFMFRNERLPGAGCMPLSSISCKHAQNNKLIPLNNISYFSYSLFLKLAVPGYSENDCKQSCLTNCSCKVVIFNSGIGAGSCLLLSEQMLILFAEDSSNLFSAFVKIQDNLPEKRRAIIIVCSTVAGFSLVSILVCAVIWNKCKKDKEPFFDGIPGTPKRFSFDELKVATWNFTIKLGHGGFGSVFKGMIGKETIAVKRLEGVEQGTEEFLAEVKTIGRMHHLNLVRLVGFCAEKSHKLLVYEYLSNGSLDKWIFHTNPVFTLSWRTRRSIIIAIARGLSYLHEECKEKIAHLDIKPQNILLDDKFNAKLSDFGLSKMINRDQSKVMTRMRGTRGYLAPEWLGSKITEKADIYSFGIVMIEIICGRENLDESEPEESIHLISLLQEKARSGELSDLVDSSSNDMKSHMEEVMQTMKLAMWCLQVDSSRRPLMSTVAKVLEGVRSLDDTPDCTFLPSFASSNIGIVGSCSSYVPGESHLSGPR; from the exons ATGAGTCTTCACTTAGTGATCCTTGATGCTAGAAAG ACTCACGTGCCTGGAAGAAATTTATATCATGGACTTTCAG TGCTGCCTTCCTGTTTTTGTACACGGTGGAGATTTCACAAAGAAGGGAATTCTGTGGCCTGTGATTCTCTCCGGGAAAATCAGATATGCCATATAGGTTCTCCTCAGAGGACTGCGAAGCTTATTGATGATTATCTTAAGTACAAAACGGTGACCATGCAATACTTTAACAAGTTGATGGCCCTTGTTTTCATGCTTGGCTTCTATTTTTCCCGCACCACCGTTGCTCAGACTTCCACTGTTGTTGTTCCGTCGAATCGCCCAGACTCTTGGGTCATTTCCAAAATGATGCAAAGTAAAATATACATGGACAAAAGCAACACTTATATTCTTCCTGTTCTCTACAACAGTGGAATGTCGTATGAAGCTTATTTTGGCTTCTATACCATGGATGGTGATTCATTTATTCTCGTTGTAGCGTTTTCGGTTTCGGGGCCCCAAGATCCTGTAATCTGGTCTGCTAACCCTGACAATCCTGTAAGCCAGGTCGCCGTCTTGAGCTTCACCACGGAAGGGGATTTGCTCCTCCAAGATGGTGGCAGGTTCATCTGGTCCGCAGCCACGAAGAACATGTCAGTCGCAGGCATGAGTCTTGATCTTTCAGGAAACCTTGTGCTTTTTGATCGGAATAAATCCTCAGTCTGGCAGTCTTTTGACCACCCAACAAATACTTTGGTCATGGGGCAGTCACTTTGTAGGGGAATGAATCTTACTGCGAAGCCATCGGAAACAAAATGGTCATCTTCCAGGTTTTATCTTTTTGCAGAGTGGAATGGGCTGCGCCACTCTTTCAGTCCGGCAGCATACACACAGCTATTCCAAACTACAGCGACAACAACTTCTAGCCCATCAACATGCTACACGTTTGTCAATGGAAGCCTGGGGTTCCCAGATAAGATCTTCTCATTACCGTCAGCAAGTTCATTGCAGTTCTTGAGGTTAGAATCTGACGGGCATTTGAGACTTTATGAGATGCAAGGGCCTAACTCACCCCGGATGTTGTTGGATGTATTAAGCACAGTCCTTGCCTTCTGCGATTACCCGTTGGCCTGTGGGGATTACGGTGTCTGCAATAGTGGGCAATGTTCTTGTCCTAGTTTGAGCACTTTTATGTTCCGAAATGAAAGGCTTCCAGGTGCTGGATGCATGCCCTTGTCAAGCATCTCCTGCAAACATGCTCAGAACAATAAGTTGATACCACTCAACAACATTTCTTACTTTAGCTACAGTTTGTTTTTAAAACTAGCTGTTCCAGGTTATTCAGAAAATGACTGCAAGCAATCTTGTTTAACGAATTGCTCTTGCAAAGTAGTGATTTTTAATTCTGGTATAGGTGCTGGATCCTGCTTATTGTTATCAGAGCAGATGCTAATTTTGTTTGCAGAGGATTCATCAAATCTCTTCTCAGCATTTGTTAAGATACAGGATAACCTCCCAGAAAAAAGGAGGGCGATTATTATTGTCTGCTCCACAGTTGCTGGTTTTTCTCTAGTATCAATATTAGTTTGTGCTGTCATATGGAATAAGTGCAAGAAAGACAAGGAACCTTTCTTTGATGGCATACCTGGGACACCAAAGCGTTTCTCCTTTGATGAGTTGAAGGTGGCTACCTGGAACTTCACTATAAAGCTGGGACATGGTGGTTTCGGATCGGTCTTCAAAGGCATGATAGGGAAGGAAACCATTGCTGTCAAACGCTTGGAGGGTGTTGAACAAGGAACAGAAGAGTTCTTGGCAGAGGTCAAGACGATTGGTAGAATGCATCACCTTAACCTTGTTAGGTTAGTAGGATTTTGTGCTGAGAAGTCACATAAGCTTCTTGTCTATGAGTACTTGTCAAATGGCTCACTGGATAAATGGATTTTCCACACAAATCCAGTTTTCACTCTTTCTTGGAGAACTAGAcgtagcatcatcattgcaattgCTAGGGGTTTGTCTTACCTCCATGAAGAATGCAAGGAAAAGATTGCACATTTAGACATCAAGCCACAAAATATTCTCCTGGATGATAAATTCAATGCAAAACTCTCAGATTTCGGTCTTTCAAAGATGATAAACAGGGACCAGAGCAAAGTAATGACCAGAATGCGAGGCACGCGTGGTTATCTAGCACCTGAATGGCTGGGCTCAAAAATCACTGAGAAGGCTGACATCTACAGCTTTGGAATTGTGATGATCGAAATCATTTGTGGTCGGGAAAATTTGGATGAATCAGAGCCCGAGGAGAGCATACACTTGATAAGCCTGCTTCAAGAGAAAGCAAGGTCCGGTGAGCTGTCTGATTTGGTGGACAGTAGCAGCAATGACATGAAATCCCATATGGAGGAGGTCATGCAAACAATGAAGCTTGCAATGTGGTGCTTGCAGGTTGATAGTAGCAGAAGGCCTTTGATGTCCACTGTCGCCAAGGTGTTGGAAGGTGTGAGGAGCTTGGATGACACACCTGACTGCACTTTTCTCCCAAGTTTTGCATCAAGCAACATCGGTATAGTGGGATCATGTTCTTCCTATGTGCCTGGCGAGTCACATTTATCAGGACCTAGGTGA
- the LOC112893341 gene encoding G-type lectin S-receptor-like serine/threonine-protein kinase SD2-5 isoform X3 encodes MQYFNKLMALVFMLGFYFSRTTVAQTSTVVVPSNRPDSWVISKMMQSKIYMDKSNTYILPVLYNSGMSYEAYFGFYTMDGDSFILVVAFSVSGPQDPVIWSANPDNPVSQVAVLSFTTEGDLLLQDGGRFIWSAATKNMSVAGMSLDLSGNLVLFDRNKSSVWQSFDHPTNTLVMGQSLCRGMNLTAKPSETKWSSSRFYLFAEWNGLRHSFSPAAYTQLFQTTATTTSSPSTCYTFVNGSLGFPDKIFSLPSASSLQFLRLESDGHLRLYEMQGPNSPRMLLDVLSTVLAFCDYPLACGDYGVCNSGQCSCPSLSTFMFRNERLPGAGCMPLSSISCKHAQNNKLIPLNNISYFSYSLFLKLAVPGYSENDCKQSCLTNCSCKVVIFNSGIGAGSCLLLSEQMLILFAEDSSNLFSAFVKIQDNLPEKRRAIIIVCSTVAGFSLVSILVCAVIWNKCKKDKEPFFDGIPGTPKRFSFDELKVATWNFTIKLGHGGFGSVFKGMIGKETIAVKRLEGVEQGTEEFLAEVKTIGRMHHLNLVRLVGFCAEKSHKLLVYEYLSNGSLDKWIFHTNPVFTLSWRTRRSIIIAIARGLSYLHEECKEKIAHLDIKPQNILLDDKFNAKLSDFGLSKMINRDQSKVMTRMRGTRGYLAPEWLGSKITEKADIYSFGIVMIEIICGRENLDESEPEESIHLISLLQEKARSGELSDLVDSSSNDMKSHMEEVMQTMKLAMWCLQVDSSRRPLMSTVAKVLEGVRSLDDTPDCTFLPSFASSNIGIVGSCSSYVPGESHLSGPR; translated from the coding sequence ATGCAATACTTTAACAAGTTGATGGCCCTTGTTTTCATGCTTGGCTTCTATTTTTCCCGCACCACCGTTGCTCAGACTTCCACTGTTGTTGTTCCGTCGAATCGCCCAGACTCTTGGGTCATTTCCAAAATGATGCAAAGTAAAATATACATGGACAAAAGCAACACTTATATTCTTCCTGTTCTCTACAACAGTGGAATGTCGTATGAAGCTTATTTTGGCTTCTATACCATGGATGGTGATTCATTTATTCTCGTTGTAGCGTTTTCGGTTTCGGGGCCCCAAGATCCTGTAATCTGGTCTGCTAACCCTGACAATCCTGTAAGCCAGGTCGCCGTCTTGAGCTTCACCACGGAAGGGGATTTGCTCCTCCAAGATGGTGGCAGGTTCATCTGGTCCGCAGCCACGAAGAACATGTCAGTCGCAGGCATGAGTCTTGATCTTTCAGGAAACCTTGTGCTTTTTGATCGGAATAAATCCTCAGTCTGGCAGTCTTTTGACCACCCAACAAATACTTTGGTCATGGGGCAGTCACTTTGTAGGGGAATGAATCTTACTGCGAAGCCATCGGAAACAAAATGGTCATCTTCCAGGTTTTATCTTTTTGCAGAGTGGAATGGGCTGCGCCACTCTTTCAGTCCGGCAGCATACACACAGCTATTCCAAACTACAGCGACAACAACTTCTAGCCCATCAACATGCTACACGTTTGTCAATGGAAGCCTGGGGTTCCCAGATAAGATCTTCTCATTACCGTCAGCAAGTTCATTGCAGTTCTTGAGGTTAGAATCTGACGGGCATTTGAGACTTTATGAGATGCAAGGGCCTAACTCACCCCGGATGTTGTTGGATGTATTAAGCACAGTCCTTGCCTTCTGCGATTACCCGTTGGCCTGTGGGGATTACGGTGTCTGCAATAGTGGGCAATGTTCTTGTCCTAGTTTGAGCACTTTTATGTTCCGAAATGAAAGGCTTCCAGGTGCTGGATGCATGCCCTTGTCAAGCATCTCCTGCAAACATGCTCAGAACAATAAGTTGATACCACTCAACAACATTTCTTACTTTAGCTACAGTTTGTTTTTAAAACTAGCTGTTCCAGGTTATTCAGAAAATGACTGCAAGCAATCTTGTTTAACGAATTGCTCTTGCAAAGTAGTGATTTTTAATTCTGGTATAGGTGCTGGATCCTGCTTATTGTTATCAGAGCAGATGCTAATTTTGTTTGCAGAGGATTCATCAAATCTCTTCTCAGCATTTGTTAAGATACAGGATAACCTCCCAGAAAAAAGGAGGGCGATTATTATTGTCTGCTCCACAGTTGCTGGTTTTTCTCTAGTATCAATATTAGTTTGTGCTGTCATATGGAATAAGTGCAAGAAAGACAAGGAACCTTTCTTTGATGGCATACCTGGGACACCAAAGCGTTTCTCCTTTGATGAGTTGAAGGTGGCTACCTGGAACTTCACTATAAAGCTGGGACATGGTGGTTTCGGATCGGTCTTCAAAGGCATGATAGGGAAGGAAACCATTGCTGTCAAACGCTTGGAGGGTGTTGAACAAGGAACAGAAGAGTTCTTGGCAGAGGTCAAGACGATTGGTAGAATGCATCACCTTAACCTTGTTAGGTTAGTAGGATTTTGTGCTGAGAAGTCACATAAGCTTCTTGTCTATGAGTACTTGTCAAATGGCTCACTGGATAAATGGATTTTCCACACAAATCCAGTTTTCACTCTTTCTTGGAGAACTAGAcgtagcatcatcattgcaattgCTAGGGGTTTGTCTTACCTCCATGAAGAATGCAAGGAAAAGATTGCACATTTAGACATCAAGCCACAAAATATTCTCCTGGATGATAAATTCAATGCAAAACTCTCAGATTTCGGTCTTTCAAAGATGATAAACAGGGACCAGAGCAAAGTAATGACCAGAATGCGAGGCACGCGTGGTTATCTAGCACCTGAATGGCTGGGCTCAAAAATCACTGAGAAGGCTGACATCTACAGCTTTGGAATTGTGATGATCGAAATCATTTGTGGTCGGGAAAATTTGGATGAATCAGAGCCCGAGGAGAGCATACACTTGATAAGCCTGCTTCAAGAGAAAGCAAGGTCCGGTGAGCTGTCTGATTTGGTGGACAGTAGCAGCAATGACATGAAATCCCATATGGAGGAGGTCATGCAAACAATGAAGCTTGCAATGTGGTGCTTGCAGGTTGATAGTAGCAGAAGGCCTTTGATGTCCACTGTCGCCAAGGTGTTGGAAGGTGTGAGGAGCTTGGATGACACACCTGACTGCACTTTTCTCCCAAGTTTTGCATCAAGCAACATCGGTATAGTGGGATCATGTTCTTCCTATGTGCCTGGCGAGTCACATTTATCAGGACCTAGGTGA